A single Natrinema pellirubrum DSM 15624 DNA region contains:
- a CDS encoding Gfo/Idh/MocA family protein, whose product MTLEVGVLGYRFMGKAHANAMARLPMFFPDAPAIERSVLVGRDEDALEDAAERLGFDSIATDWRDVVADVDVFYNLGPNHVHAEPSIAALEAGTPVFCEKPLAPTLDDAEAMATAASEAGDDVPAGCAFNYRFVPAIQYAKTLLEAGDLGEIHHVRGQYLQDWLVDPDAPWSWRNDEEMAGSGALGDLGAHTVDLLRFLVGEDDLAGEIERVSGHLETFVEERPVEGSEAPAEPRENEDGDAVEDDETRPVTVDDAYTAQLAFANGAMGTLEGSRFATGHKNDHTIEIHGSRGSLRFSIERLNELEVLRAGDRGYETILVTDEDDPYVDHWWPPGHVLGWEHTFVHENYEFLSAVADGESFAPNFADGLAAQRVLDAIERSDERGEWVALE is encoded by the coding sequence ATGACTCTCGAGGTCGGCGTCCTCGGCTATCGGTTCATGGGGAAAGCACACGCGAACGCGATGGCGCGGCTCCCGATGTTCTTCCCCGACGCACCGGCGATCGAACGCAGCGTGCTGGTCGGCCGCGACGAGGACGCACTGGAAGACGCCGCCGAACGGCTCGGCTTCGACTCGATCGCAACTGACTGGCGCGACGTCGTCGCCGACGTCGACGTCTTCTACAACCTCGGCCCGAACCACGTTCACGCCGAGCCGTCGATCGCCGCCCTCGAGGCTGGGACGCCGGTCTTCTGCGAGAAACCGCTCGCGCCGACGCTGGACGACGCCGAGGCGATGGCCACAGCGGCTAGCGAAGCCGGCGACGACGTGCCCGCCGGCTGTGCGTTCAACTACCGGTTCGTGCCCGCGATCCAGTACGCCAAGACGTTGCTCGAGGCGGGCGACCTCGGTGAGATCCATCACGTTCGCGGGCAGTACTTACAGGATTGGCTGGTCGATCCCGACGCGCCGTGGTCGTGGCGTAACGACGAAGAAATGGCCGGGTCGGGGGCGCTGGGCGACCTCGGGGCGCACACCGTCGACCTCCTGCGCTTTCTCGTAGGTGAGGACGACCTCGCGGGCGAAATCGAGCGGGTCAGCGGCCACCTGGAGACGTTCGTCGAGGAACGGCCGGTCGAAGGGAGCGAGGCTCCGGCGGAGCCTCGAGAGAACGAAGACGGCGACGCCGTCGAGGACGACGAAACCCGCCCCGTCACCGTCGACGACGCCTACACCGCCCAACTCGCGTTCGCAAACGGTGCGATGGGCACCCTCGAGGGGTCGCGCTTCGCGACGGGGCACAAGAACGACCACACCATCGAGATCCACGGCTCGAGGGGAAGCCTGCGGTTCTCGATCGAGCGGTTGAACGAACTCGAGGTCCTCCGGGCGGGCGATCGGGGCTACGAGACGATCCTCGTCACGGACGAGGACGACCCCTACGTCGACCACTGGTGGCCGCCGGGCCACGTGCTGGGCTGGGAACACACCTTCGTCCACGAGAACTACGAGTTCCTGAGTGCGGTCGCGGACGGCGAGTCGTTCGCGCCGAATTTCGCGGATGGGCTCGCCGCTCAGCGAGTTCTCGACGCGATCGAACGCAGCGACGAGCGGGGGGAATGGGTCGCGCTCGAGTGA
- a CDS encoding amidohydrolase family protein, with protein sequence MERTGTILRGREFEPVEGRVVIDDDGRIEAVEETAVESDDIILPAFVNAHTHIGDSIAKEAGGGLSLEELVAPPDGLKHRLLRAASQDELATAMRRSLGFMQRGGTAACLEFREGGVEGVRTLERAVEGLSIDALSFARGSIDAMHAGDGFGASGANDDSFDRERTATRKAGKPFGIHAGEVDSSDINPALDLDPDFLVHMVHPEPVHLDRLADSEIPVVVCPRSNLVTDVGLSPYAELNERTTLALGTDNVMLNSPSMFREMEFLAKLSELPAAEILRMATVNGAEIADLEYGLVEPGREARLLVLDGDSDNLAGALDPVRAVVRRAGVDDVREVLYGTGATAAGDGDR encoded by the coding sequence ATGGAACGAACGGGAACGATCCTCCGCGGCCGCGAGTTCGAGCCCGTCGAGGGGCGGGTCGTGATCGACGACGACGGCCGCATCGAGGCCGTCGAGGAGACGGCAGTCGAGAGCGACGATATCATTCTGCCGGCCTTCGTCAACGCTCACACCCACATCGGCGACTCGATCGCCAAGGAGGCCGGCGGCGGCCTCTCGCTCGAGGAGTTGGTCGCGCCGCCGGACGGGCTGAAACACCGACTCCTGCGGGCGGCCTCGCAGGACGAACTCGCCACCGCGATGCGACGGTCGCTGGGGTTCATGCAGCGGGGCGGCACGGCGGCCTGTCTGGAGTTTCGCGAGGGCGGCGTCGAGGGGGTTCGGACGCTCGAGCGGGCGGTCGAGGGCCTTTCGATCGACGCGCTGTCGTTCGCGCGGGGATCGATCGACGCGATGCATGCGGGCGATGGCTTCGGGGCCAGCGGGGCCAACGACGACAGCTTCGATCGGGAACGGACGGCGACCCGCAAGGCGGGCAAGCCCTTCGGCATCCACGCCGGCGAGGTCGATTCGAGCGACATCAACCCGGCGCTAGATCTCGATCCCGACTTTCTGGTCCATATGGTCCATCCCGAACCGGTCCACCTCGACCGGCTCGCGGACAGTGAGATTCCGGTCGTCGTCTGCCCGCGGTCGAACCTCGTCACAGACGTGGGGCTGTCGCCCTACGCGGAACTCAACGAGCGGACGACGCTCGCGCTGGGGACGGACAACGTGATGCTGAACTCGCCGTCGATGTTCCGTGAGATGGAGTTCCTCGCGAAGCTGTCGGAGCTGCCTGCCGCCGAGATCCTCCGGATGGCGACGGTCAACGGGGCCGAGATCGCGGATCTGGAGTACGGACTGGTCGAGCCCGGGCGGGAGGCCCGCCTGCTGGTGCTGGACGGCGACTCCGATAACCTCGCGGGCGCTCTCGATCCGGTTCGAGCCGTGGTCCGGCGGGCCGGCGTCGACGACGTGCGGGAGGTTCTCTACGGTACGGGCGCGACCGCGGCCGGCGACGGCGACCGCTGA
- a CDS encoding HD domain-containing protein produces the protein MKTIKDSVHDHIRIDGVARDLLDTPALQRLRRISQLGTVSLVYPSANHTRFEHSLGVYHLACEALEQLGVEGREAQRVHAAAMLHDVGHGPFSHNLESLTHRRTGRYHDDVHDLLANGRVGAVLRSHGLEPDRVADLVAGEGRFGQLVSGELDVDRMDYLVRDAHHTGVPYGTIDHGRLVRELTFVDGELVLAEGNVQTAESLLVARALMNPTVYSHSVARIGKAMLRRAAERLLESPETDVDATTLQRMDDPDLLVALRSCPATSEFSRRLDQRDLFKRAVWAEMDDVPGGIIEADHGTIRAFEREISDRAGVDPERVILDVPSRPSMTESTSRVMVNGEIRRLDEQSPLVAALRASQYSQWRLGVYSPADLRDRVGRAAVDVLGLDIDGALVSEVRNGVDATLDQFVD, from the coding sequence ATGAAGACGATCAAGGACAGCGTTCACGACCATATCCGGATCGACGGCGTCGCCCGCGATCTGCTGGACACGCCGGCACTCCAACGGCTGCGACGTATCAGCCAACTGGGCACCGTCTCGCTGGTCTACCCCTCGGCCAACCACACCCGCTTCGAACACAGCCTCGGCGTCTACCACCTCGCCTGCGAGGCCCTCGAGCAACTCGGCGTCGAGGGCCGGGAGGCCCAGCGGGTTCACGCTGCCGCCATGCTCCACGACGTCGGTCACGGGCCATTTAGCCACAACCTCGAGTCGCTGACCCACCGTCGGACGGGCCGGTATCACGACGATGTCCACGACCTGCTGGCCAACGGGCGGGTCGGGGCGGTGTTGCGATCACACGGCTTAGAGCCCGATCGGGTCGCAGATCTGGTCGCCGGCGAGGGGCGGTTCGGGCAACTCGTTTCCGGGGAACTCGACGTCGACCGGATGGACTATCTGGTACGGGACGCCCACCACACGGGGGTGCCCTACGGGACGATCGACCACGGCCGGCTGGTCCGGGAGCTGACCTTCGTCGACGGCGAACTCGTCCTCGCGGAAGGCAACGTCCAGACCGCCGAGAGCCTGTTGGTCGCCCGGGCGCTGATGAACCCGACGGTCTACAGCCACAGCGTCGCCCGCATCGGCAAGGCGATGCTCCGCCGGGCGGCCGAACGGTTGCTCGAGTCGCCCGAAACCGATGTCGATGCGACGACACTCCAGCGGATGGACGATCCGGATCTGCTCGTGGCGTTGCGCTCGTGTCCGGCGACGAGCGAGTTCTCCCGCCGCCTCGATCAGCGTGATTTGTTCAAGCGGGCGGTGTGGGCGGAGATGGACGACGTGCCCGGCGGGATCATCGAGGCCGATCACGGGACGATCCGAGCGTTCGAACGCGAGATCAGCGACCGGGCCGGCGTCGACCCGGAGCGGGTCATCCTCGACGTGCCGAGTCGCCCCTCGATGACCGAGTCCACCTCGCGGGTGATGGTCAACGGCGAAATCAGGCGGCTGGACGAGCAGTCGCCGCTGGTCGCGGCCCTGCGGGCGTCCCAGTACTCCCAGTGGCGGCTCGGAGTGTACTCGCCGGCCGACCTGCGCGACCGGGTCGGCCGGGCCGCCGTCGACGTTCTCGGGCTCGACATCGACGGTGCCTTGGTCAGCGAGGTCCGGAACGGCGTGGACGCGACGCTGGATCAGTTCGTCGACTAG
- a CDS encoding cation:proton antiporter, with amino-acid sequence MATETALVDVGILFTAVAIAGVLSSRIKQSVIPFYIIIGVVLGSNVLGALPALAGNEVGVGAIAVTVPEVTIGGVDLLAAVGGLALGETDFIVVGAEIGIVLLLFFLGLEFNLSRLIASKDRIGKAGSVDLVINFGIGLLFGYLVFGSFLAAFLTAGIVYISSSAIITKSLIDLGWIANDESEPMLGTLVYEDLFIAVYLAIASALVLGGGDIGEAVGQIGIAVGFILVLLGLVTFGTGFFQRFLDADTNEFIVVRALGVTILVAGIALALGVSEAVAAFFVGMAFSSTDHVHDLERLLEPLRDAFAAIFFFWIGLVTDPGLFTLSILGVIVAAVIVTTPTKIISGYLGGRIYGLDDRRSLRVGFGMATRGEFSLIIASLALSGAGSGMAAETAQTIYAFTVGYVLVMSILGTSLMQYSSRIEPTAVSLFERARSGTTRLTDT; translated from the coding sequence GTGGCGACTGAAACGGCGCTCGTCGATGTCGGTATTCTCTTTACTGCGGTCGCCATCGCTGGCGTCCTCTCGAGTCGGATCAAGCAATCGGTGATCCCGTTTTATATTATCATCGGGGTGGTGCTGGGATCGAACGTACTGGGCGCGCTCCCTGCACTCGCCGGCAACGAGGTCGGTGTCGGTGCCATTGCCGTCACCGTTCCCGAGGTGACGATCGGCGGCGTCGATCTCCTGGCCGCAGTCGGCGGACTCGCACTCGGCGAAACTGACTTCATCGTCGTCGGTGCGGAGATCGGGATCGTCCTCCTCCTGTTCTTTCTCGGCCTCGAGTTCAACCTGAGCCGACTGATCGCGAGCAAAGACCGGATCGGCAAAGCGGGATCCGTCGATCTGGTCATCAACTTCGGTATCGGACTGCTCTTCGGCTATCTCGTCTTCGGAAGCTTCCTCGCGGCCTTCCTGACGGCGGGCATCGTCTACATCTCCTCGAGCGCGATCATCACCAAATCACTGATCGATCTGGGCTGGATCGCCAACGACGAGTCCGAACCGATGCTCGGCACGCTCGTCTACGAGGATCTGTTCATCGCGGTCTACCTGGCGATCGCGTCCGCACTGGTCTTGGGCGGCGGTGATATCGGGGAAGCCGTCGGTCAGATCGGGATCGCGGTCGGGTTCATCCTCGTGTTGCTCGGGCTCGTCACCTTCGGGACCGGCTTCTTTCAGCGCTTTCTCGACGCCGACACGAACGAGTTCATCGTCGTCCGGGCACTCGGCGTCACGATCCTCGTCGCCGGGATCGCGCTTGCGCTGGGCGTCAGCGAGGCAGTCGCCGCCTTCTTCGTCGGCATGGCCTTCTCGTCGACCGATCACGTCCATGACTTAGAGCGACTGCTCGAGCCGTTGCGAGACGCCTTCGCCGCGATTTTCTTCTTCTGGATCGGCCTCGTCACTGATCCGGGACTGTTCACGCTTTCGATCCTCGGGGTGATCGTCGCTGCGGTGATCGTGACGACGCCGACGAAGATTATCAGTGGCTACCTCGGTGGGCGGATCTACGGCCTCGACGACCGTCGGTCACTTCGGGTCGGCTTCGGGATGGCCACCCGCGGCGAGTTCTCACTGATCATCGCGAGTCTCGCTCTCTCTGGGGCCGGCAGCGGCATGGCGGCGGAAACCGCACAGACGATCTACGCTTTCACGGTGGGTTACGTGCTGGTTATGAGCATTCTCGGCACCTCGCTCATGCAGTATTCGAGCCGGATCGAACCCACCGCTGTCTCGCTATTCGAGCGGGCTCGCAGCGGAACGACACGGCTGACCGATACTTGA
- a CDS encoding 50S ribosomal protein L21e produces MPKSNGPRQGTRKKLANDPRDRGTSPPQRAIQEYEEGEKVHLKIDPSVADGRFHPRFDGRTGEVVGKQGSVFKVAINDGGKDKTLLVAAAHMRAQNQEKSRI; encoded by the coding sequence ATGCCGAAATCTAATGGCCCCCGTCAGGGAACCCGGAAAAAGCTCGCGAACGATCCTCGAGACCGCGGCACGTCGCCGCCACAGCGCGCGATTCAGGAGTACGAGGAGGGTGAGAAAGTCCACCTGAAGATCGACCCAAGCGTCGCCGACGGTCGCTTCCACCCGCGATTCGACGGTCGCACCGGCGAAGTCGTCGGCAAACAGGGTAGCGTCTTCAAGGTCGCGATCAACGACGGCGGCAAGGACAAGACCCTGCTCGTCGCCGCGGCCCACATGCGCGCACAGAACCAGGAAAAGAGCCGGATCTAA
- a CDS encoding HemK2/MTQ2 family protein methyltransferase: protein MGLEEQRDVETDVYQPAEDSQLLADAVCERLEGAERVLEVGTGSGFVAGRIAAETDARVIASDLNPHAVRQARGKGVETVRADLVSPFRDGSFDAVAFNPPYLPTDPENEWDDWMEHALSGGEDGRAVIDPFLEAVGRVLAPDGSVYLLVSSLTGVDEVVEQAGEAGFSAVAVADESFPFETLTVLELLR from the coding sequence ATGGGACTCGAGGAGCAACGCGACGTCGAAACGGACGTCTACCAACCGGCCGAGGACTCGCAACTACTCGCCGACGCAGTCTGTGAGCGCCTCGAGGGGGCCGAGCGCGTCCTCGAGGTCGGCACCGGCTCGGGCTTCGTCGCCGGGCGGATCGCCGCCGAAACCGACGCCCGCGTGATCGCGTCGGACCTAAATCCCCACGCCGTCCGGCAAGCCCGGGGCAAAGGCGTCGAGACGGTACGTGCGGATCTCGTCTCGCCGTTCCGCGACGGCAGTTTCGACGCGGTCGCGTTCAACCCGCCCTACCTGCCGACCGATCCGGAAAACGAGTGGGACGATTGGATGGAACACGCCCTCTCCGGCGGCGAGGACGGCCGGGCGGTCATCGATCCGTTCCTCGAGGCGGTCGGGCGGGTCCTCGCACCCGACGGCAGCGTCTACTTGCTCGTGAGCAGCCTCACCGGCGTCGACGAGGTCGTCGAACAGGCCGGCGAAGCGGGTTTCAGCGCCGTCGCCGTCGCCGACGAGTCGTTCCCCTTCGAGACGCTGACGGTACTCGAGTTGCTTCGGTAA
- a CDS encoding gamma carbonic anhydrase family protein, which translates to MLRSFDGTEPQVADSAYVDDAAVVIGDVVIEEEASVWPNVTIRGDHGRIVVGEGANVQDNAVLHEDAELAPYSTVGHSAIVHAATVAERALVGMNAVVLDGAHVGEGSVVAAGSVVTEGTEIPESTLVAGTPAEPKTEIEDAHLQATADRYVELASEHAETSERLD; encoded by the coding sequence ATGTTACGATCGTTTGACGGGACCGAACCACAGGTCGCCGACTCGGCGTACGTCGACGACGCGGCGGTCGTCATCGGCGACGTCGTCATCGAGGAAGAGGCGAGCGTCTGGCCGAACGTTACGATCCGCGGGGATCACGGCCGGATCGTCGTCGGCGAGGGGGCGAACGTCCAGGACAACGCCGTCCTCCACGAGGACGCCGAACTCGCGCCGTACTCGACGGTCGGCCACAGCGCCATCGTCCACGCCGCGACCGTCGCCGAGCGTGCGCTGGTCGGCATGAACGCGGTCGTCTTGGACGGCGCCCACGTCGGCGAGGGATCGGTCGTCGCCGCCGGCAGCGTCGTCACCGAAGGCACCGAGATCCCCGAGTCGACGCTGGTCGCCGGCACCCCCGCGGAGCCGAAGACCGAGATCGAGGACGCCCACCTGCAAGCGACGGCCGACCGGTACGTCGAACTCGCGTCGGAACACGCCGAGACGTCGGAACGGCTGGACTGA
- a CDS encoding cation:proton antiporter regulatory subunit: MTVYESDLPGVGKKFEIELDDGERLVIVTHNTGKREVYLKADADADSEKVFEASDRLARKIGTILEGAYFQPVQAEQVETMLSDDTYLEWYGVSETAEVAGQTLAEANIRDETGVSVVAIQRGEELISPPTPETVLEVGDTLVVIGDREDCAEFEELLGAGLDE; the protein is encoded by the coding sequence ATGACCGTCTACGAGAGCGACCTCCCCGGCGTCGGGAAGAAGTTCGAGATCGAACTCGATGATGGGGAGCGCCTCGTCATCGTGACCCACAACACGGGGAAACGAGAGGTGTACCTGAAAGCGGACGCGGATGCAGACAGCGAGAAGGTATTCGAGGCGTCGGATCGACTGGCCCGGAAAATCGGTACGATTCTGGAGGGGGCGTACTTCCAGCCGGTGCAGGCCGAACAGGTGGAAACGATGCTCTCCGACGACACCTACCTCGAGTGGTACGGCGTCTCCGAGACCGCCGAGGTCGCCGGCCAGACCCTCGCCGAGGCGAACATCCGCGACGAAACCGGCGTCTCCGTTGTCGCCATTCAGCGCGGCGAGGAGTTGATCTCGCCGCCGACGCCGGAGACGGTCCTCGAGGTCGGTGACACGCTGGTCGTCATCGGCGACCGCGAGGACTGCGCCGAGTTCGAGGAACTGCTCGGCGCCGGACTCGACGAGTGA
- a CDS encoding 16S ribosomal RNA methyltransferase A has translation MRDPDGLIARAGVRGDPDRDQHFLVDDRVLDRLPTYLEAIDADTSHLLEIGGGTGALTDRLLAVGDEVTVVERDRDLAEFLREEFADEIAAGELTVIEGDALAVDLPDFTASVSNLPYGVSSEIAFRLFPEKKPLVLMFQQEFAERMVAEPGTSEYGRLSVSSQHYADVELVESIPKEAFDPQPAVQSAVVRAVPREPDYTVADEDFFLRFVKAVFTQRRKTVRNAIRNTAHISGLGEPDAVVEAADEELLRKRPDAMAPAEFAVLAGLAWDVGEPET, from the coding sequence ATGAGAGACCCAGACGGGCTGATCGCCCGAGCGGGCGTGCGGGGCGATCCGGACCGCGATCAACACTTCCTCGTCGACGATCGGGTACTGGACCGGCTGCCGACCTACCTGGAAGCGATCGATGCGGACACGAGTCACCTGCTCGAGATCGGTGGCGGGACGGGCGCGTTGACCGACCGACTGCTCGCGGTCGGCGACGAGGTGACCGTCGTCGAACGCGACCGCGACCTCGCCGAATTCCTGCGCGAGGAGTTCGCCGACGAGATCGCGGCCGGTGAACTGACCGTGATCGAGGGCGACGCCCTCGCGGTCGACCTCCCCGACTTTACCGCGTCGGTCTCGAACCTCCCCTACGGCGTCTCGAGCGAGATCGCGTTTCGGCTCTTTCCGGAGAAAAAGCCCCTCGTGTTGATGTTCCAGCAGGAGTTCGCCGAGCGGATGGTCGCCGAGCCCGGAACGTCGGAGTACGGCCGGCTCTCGGTCTCGAGCCAGCACTACGCCGATGTCGAACTCGTCGAGTCGATCCCCAAAGAGGCGTTCGACCCACAGCCCGCCGTCCAGAGCGCGGTGGTCCGGGCGGTCCCACGCGAGCCCGACTACACGGTCGCGGACGAGGACTTCTTCCTGCGGTTCGTCAAGGCCGTCTTCACCCAGCGCCGGAAGACGGTCCGCAATGCGATCCGGAACACGGCCCACATCTCCGGGCTCGGCGAGCCGGACGCGGTCGTCGAGGCGGCCGACGAGGAACTGCTCCGCAAACGGCCCGACGCGATGGCACCGGCGGAGTTCGCCGTACTGGCCGGGCTCGCGTGGGACGTCGGTGAACCGGAGACGTAG
- a CDS encoding methionine synthase yields MTNENKDQFRPADHENDHFLLTTVVGSYPKPKWLNRAKDRFEDEDSDFDEDNWQEAKDDAARLITAEHERAGLDVVVDGEMRRNEMVEFFADRIEGYEFNGPVKVWGHNYFDKPSVVSEVEYDDSWLVDEYEFTADATDRPVKVPITGPYTLANWSFNEAYEDDDELTLELADLVNEEIEKLVDAGARYIQIDEPALATTPDDHAIVGEALEHIVADIPEEVRIGLHVCYGDYSRIYPEILEFPVDEFDLELANGDYEQLDVFKDPEFSKDLALGVTDAHVAEVESVEQIEENILKGLEVVPPEQLVVSPDCGVKLLPRDVAYGKMANMVQAARNVEEDLDEGNIDIERGAPTPADD; encoded by the coding sequence ATGACCAACGAGAACAAAGATCAGTTCCGACCGGCCGACCACGAGAACGACCACTTCCTGCTGACGACCGTCGTCGGCTCCTACCCCAAGCCCAAGTGGCTCAACCGCGCGAAGGACCGCTTCGAGGACGAGGACAGCGACTTCGACGAGGACAACTGGCAGGAAGCCAAAGACGACGCCGCCCGCCTGATTACGGCCGAACACGAACGCGCCGGCTTGGACGTCGTCGTCGACGGCGAAATGCGGCGCAACGAGATGGTCGAGTTCTTCGCCGACCGGATCGAGGGCTACGAGTTCAACGGCCCCGTCAAGGTCTGGGGCCACAACTACTTCGACAAGCCAAGCGTCGTCAGCGAGGTCGAGTACGACGACTCCTGGCTCGTCGACGAGTACGAGTTCACCGCCGACGCCACCGACCGACCGGTCAAGGTCCCGATCACGGGCCCCTACACGCTCGCGAACTGGTCCTTTAACGAGGCCTACGAGGACGACGACGAACTCACCCTCGAGCTGGCTGACCTCGTCAACGAGGAGATCGAGAAGCTCGTCGACGCCGGCGCGCGCTACATCCAGATCGACGAGCCCGCGCTCGCGACCACGCCGGACGACCACGCCATCGTCGGCGAGGCGCTGGAACACATCGTCGCCGACATCCCCGAGGAGGTCCGTATCGGCCTCCACGTCTGTTACGGCGACTACTCCCGGATCTACCCCGAGATCCTCGAGTTCCCCGTCGACGAGTTCGACCTCGAGCTTGCAAACGGCGACTACGAACAGCTGGACGTCTTCAAGGACCCCGAGTTCTCGAAGGACCTGGCGCTGGGCGTCACCGACGCCCACGTCGCCGAGGTCGAATCGGTCGAGCAGATCGAGGAAAACATTTTGAAGGGGCTCGAGGTCGTCCCGCCGGAGCAACTCGTCGTCTCGCCGGACTGCGGCGTGAAGCTGCTGCCGCGTGACGTCGCCTACGGTAAGATGGCGAACATGGTGCAGGCGGCCCGCAACGTCGAGGAAGACCTCGACGAGGGCAACATCGATATCGAGCGCGGCGCGCCGACGCCGGCCGACGACTGA
- a CDS encoding acyl-CoA thioesterase, giving the protein MAAYETTIDVRTDDLGRSGHVNNSKFVAYTDLARDRYLASHGYGPDDLDHLVVRLEVEYERALASLAPVTVGIDVTDVGETSVTLEYELRDAEGVVATVTTVAVTVDADGPTPLPDALREAVVADLEGTT; this is encoded by the coding sequence ATGGCGGCCTACGAGACGACGATCGACGTCAGGACCGACGACCTCGGGCGCAGCGGCCACGTCAACAACTCGAAGTTCGTCGCTTACACCGACCTCGCGCGGGACCGCTACCTCGCGAGCCACGGCTACGGCCCTGACGACCTCGATCATCTGGTCGTCCGCCTCGAGGTCGAGTACGAGCGGGCGCTCGCGTCGCTGGCCCCGGTTACCGTCGGAATCGACGTGACCGACGTCGGCGAGACGAGTGTCACCCTCGAGTACGAACTCCGGGACGCGGAGGGGGTCGTCGCGACGGTCACCACGGTGGCCGTCACGGTCGACGCGGACGGCCCGACGCCGCTCCCGGACGCGCTGCGCGAGGCGGTGGTGGCCGACCTCGAGGGAACGACCTGA
- a CDS encoding RNA polymerase Rpb4 family protein, which yields MTIFKEIVDEEFLTVSETKELLADIEAERAMDEDRELRYELARAIEHANRFAVLEPDEAQALVDDLQDLEKVDEPTAYKIANLLPRDRDELRSVYAKQRYSLSGDELDEILNVVAQYA from the coding sequence ATGACGATCTTCAAAGAGATCGTCGACGAGGAGTTCCTGACGGTCTCGGAGACGAAGGAGCTGCTCGCCGACATCGAAGCCGAACGCGCGATGGACGAGGACCGCGAGCTGCGGTACGAACTCGCGCGAGCGATCGAACACGCAAACCGGTTTGCCGTCCTCGAGCCCGACGAGGCGCAGGCCCTGGTCGATGACCTGCAGGACTTAGAGAAGGTCGACGAGCCGACCGCGTACAAGATCGCCAACCTCCTGCCGCGCGACCGGGACGAACTCCGGTCGGTATACGCAAAGCAGCGCTACTCGCTGTCGGGGGACGAACTCGACGAGATTCTCAACGTCGTCGCGCAGTACGCCTGA
- a CDS encoding mechanosensitive ion channel family protein, which yields MSVLTRLDWLSEVFPTVPLRLAVSLVAVGLVFAVLLSYRRLHGRVAERTRPLYADVVSVAVLIGACAVSAGVVLGVWDRTDEVRQLFVGLDPGGDTVPRAVFSFILLVLTVIVTRFVRRIIEEVMDSTAAVTEHQRQITHRLSQVIIWTVSLVVILGIWIEDLGSLLVGAGFLGIVLGMAARQTLGTMLSGFVLMFARPFEIGDWIEVEGDEGIVTDISIVNTRIRSFDGEYIMIPNDVIASSMVTNRSKRGRLRIEVEVGVDYGTDVDRAAKLAEEALAEVDEVLTAPSPQVVGKSFGDSAVILGVRFWIDKPSARRYWTARTAAIDAIKRAFEDEGIKIPFPQRELSGRAETGGFRIADDADRERSEEHRMQTPEER from the coding sequence ATGTCTGTACTGACGCGGCTCGACTGGCTCTCGGAAGTGTTTCCGACAGTCCCGCTTCGGCTCGCGGTGTCCCTCGTCGCAGTCGGGCTCGTCTTCGCCGTCCTGCTCTCGTACCGGCGGCTACACGGGCGCGTGGCCGAGCGAACGCGACCGCTCTATGCGGACGTCGTCTCAGTGGCAGTACTGATCGGGGCCTGTGCGGTCAGTGCCGGCGTTGTTCTGGGCGTCTGGGACCGCACCGACGAGGTCCGTCAGCTCTTCGTGGGGCTCGACCCGGGTGGCGACACCGTTCCGCGGGCGGTCTTTTCGTTCATCCTGCTCGTACTGACCGTCATCGTCACGCGGTTCGTCCGACGGATCATCGAGGAGGTGATGGACTCGACGGCCGCGGTCACCGAACACCAGCGCCAGATCACCCATCGACTCTCGCAGGTGATCATCTGGACCGTCTCGCTGGTCGTGATCCTCGGTATCTGGATCGAGGATCTGGGCAGCCTGCTCGTCGGGGCCGGCTTCCTTGGGATCGTGCTGGGCATGGCGGCCCGCCAGACGCTGGGGACGATGCTGTCGGGGTTCGTCCTGATGTTCGCCCGACCGTTCGAGATCGGTGACTGGATCGAGGTCGAAGGCGACGAGGGGATCGTCACCGACATCTCGATCGTCAACACCCGCATCCGGTCGTTCGACGGCGAGTACATCATGATCCCCAACGACGTCATCGCCTCGAGCATGGTGACCAACCGCTCGAAGCGGGGCCGCCTGCGGATCGAGGTCGAGGTCGGCGTCGACTACGGGACCGACGTGGACCGGGCCGCAAAGCTGGCAGAGGAGGCGCTCGCGGAGGTCGACGAGGTGCTGACCGCGCCGTCGCCGCAGGTGGTCGGGAAGTCCTTCGGCGACTCGGCGGTGATCCTCGGCGTGCGCTTTTGGATCGACAAGCCGAGCGCCAGACGCTACTGGACGGCCCGGACCGCCGCCATCGACGCGATCAAGCGAGCCTTCGAGGACGAGGGGATCAAGATCCCGTTCCCGCAGCGGGAACTCTCGGGCCGCGCCGAGACCGGCGGGTTCCGAATCGCCGACGACGCCGACCGTGAACGGAGCGAGGAACACCGTATGCAAACACCGGAGGAACGATAG